A window of the Pseudomonas fluorescens genome harbors these coding sequences:
- a CDS encoding STAS domain-containing protein has translation MSVVTEVSADKKKLTISVKGRFDFAKHQEFRQSYEKEQPESVIVDLKEATYLDSSALGMLLLLRDHVGGDDSEIRVVNSSSDVKKILAISNFDKLFDIS, from the coding sequence AAGTCTCTGCGGACAAGAAAAAGCTGACGATTTCGGTCAAGGGGCGATTCGATTTCGCCAAGCATCAGGAATTTCGCCAATCCTACGAAAAAGAGCAGCCCGAATCGGTGATTGTCGACCTCAAGGAGGCGACCTATCTCGACAGTTCGGCGCTCGGCATGTTGCTTCTGCTGCGTGATCACGTCGGTGGCGACGACTCGGAAATCCGCGTGGTCAACAGCAGTTCCGACGTGAAGAAAATTCTCGCCATCTCCAACTTCGACAAACTGTTCGACATCAGTTGA